A region from the Riemerella anatipestifer genome encodes:
- the feoB gene encoding ferrous iron transport protein B, whose product MMKEDKTTKKVLLVGNPNVGKSTIFNKLCNLQQKTGNYAGVTVSSHSGTYIFNNETVQVTDLPGAYSIYPSSEDEAVFSQFLLSNREDYSGIIYILEAISIKRGLLLFQQIQDLGIPVLLVVNQIDQAEKKGIKLDIALLEKSLGVKVLATNAKKNAGLGSIKEAIYQNLFRVSKENAFKIPSEQSGLIQKLSLQIQENNHYKVWTLLASEEYLGEVKSIKQKLDSKDTKCVIPKRLQVKETIRRYQTIEPIVAEVISRTPQTTESFTEKLDKLLVHKVFGYLIFGVLLMIIFQSVFFLADYPMTWIDEAFAWLAEKSAEILPEGPINSLVSSGIIPGLGGIIIFAPQIGILLYFLYLLEDSGYMARVVFLMDRLLRPFGLNGKSIVPLVSGTACAIPAIMSTRNIENIKERLITILVTPFMTCAARLPVYSIIITLVIPDNYFLGVSYRAMALMGMYLLGFVTALLASLVLKKIIKTKEKSFLVMDLPTYKVPLFGYDLKLVLGKVWDFITGAGKVIFSVSIILWVLSYFGPKQSADEWISTDVALENSYLSKMGKTIEPAISPLGYDWKMGVGIITSFAAREVFVGTMSTLYSLDEDVEEGTIVQKMQQDTKANGEKVFSFATGLSILLFYAFAMQCISTIAVVYRETKSWKWTLIQIVGMSGLAYVASLIVYQIFK is encoded by the coding sequence ATGATGAAGGAAGATAAGACCACCAAAAAAGTACTCTTAGTAGGAAATCCTAATGTAGGAAAATCCACTATATTTAATAAACTTTGTAATCTTCAGCAAAAAACAGGTAACTATGCTGGGGTTACGGTGTCTAGCCATTCGGGAACTTATATTTTTAATAACGAGACAGTGCAAGTTACAGACTTGCCTGGGGCTTACAGTATTTATCCTTCATCAGAAGACGAGGCGGTTTTTAGTCAGTTTCTCCTTAGTAATAGAGAAGATTACTCTGGGATTATTTATATTTTAGAGGCAATTAGTATTAAAAGAGGATTGCTATTATTTCAGCAGATACAAGATTTAGGCATACCTGTTTTGTTGGTGGTTAATCAGATAGACCAAGCGGAGAAAAAGGGGATTAAGTTAGACATTGCACTTCTAGAAAAAAGCTTAGGCGTTAAGGTTTTAGCCACAAATGCTAAAAAGAATGCAGGGTTAGGCAGTATCAAAGAGGCGATTTATCAAAATTTATTTAGGGTTTCAAAAGAAAATGCGTTTAAGATTCCTAGCGAACAATCAGGCTTAATACAGAAATTATCACTTCAAATTCAAGAAAACAATCATTATAAAGTATGGACTTTGTTAGCGTCTGAGGAATATCTTGGAGAAGTTAAAAGTATTAAACAAAAGCTTGATAGCAAAGATACTAAATGTGTTATTCCTAAAAGATTACAGGTTAAAGAGACGATAAGGAGGTATCAAACGATAGAGCCTATTGTAGCTGAGGTTATATCTAGAACTCCTCAAACAACAGAGAGTTTTACCGAAAAGCTAGATAAATTGCTCGTGCATAAGGTTTTCGGGTATCTTATTTTTGGTGTTTTGTTGATGATTATCTTCCAAAGTGTATTTTTTCTTGCGGATTATCCAATGACGTGGATAGATGAGGCTTTTGCATGGTTGGCAGAAAAATCAGCGGAGATATTACCCGAAGGACCAATCAATAGTTTAGTTTCTAGTGGGATAATACCAGGGCTTGGTGGCATTATTATCTTTGCACCACAGATAGGTATTCTTCTCTATTTTCTCTATTTGCTGGAGGATTCTGGCTATATGGCAAGAGTGGTTTTTCTTATGGATAGGCTGTTGAGACCTTTTGGGCTGAATGGTAAAAGTATTGTACCTTTAGTATCTGGGACAGCCTGTGCGATACCTGCGATTATGTCCACTAGAAATATTGAAAATATTAAGGAACGCCTTATTACTATTTTAGTAACACCGTTTATGACTTGTGCTGCAAGGCTGCCAGTGTATAGTATTATTATTACCTTAGTTATTCCAGACAACTATTTTCTAGGTGTGAGTTATAGAGCGATGGCTCTGATGGGTATGTATCTTTTAGGCTTTGTTACGGCTCTTTTGGCATCTTTAGTATTGAAAAAAATTATTAAGACAAAAGAAAAGTCTTTCCTTGTTATGGATTTGCCTACTTATAAAGTGCCTCTTTTTGGGTATGATTTAAAGTTGGTTTTAGGCAAAGTTTGGGATTTTATTACAGGAGCGGGTAAGGTTATCTTTTCGGTGAGTATCATATTGTGGGTTTTAAGTTATTTTGGACCAAAGCAATCGGCAGATGAATGGATAAGTACCGATGTAGCTTTAGAAAATTCTTATCTTTCTAAAATGGGTAAAACCATAGAACCAGCGATTAGTCCACTAGGATATGATTGGAAAATGGGAGTAGGAATAATCACTAGTTTTGCAGCAAGAGAAGTATTTGTGGGAACAATGTCTACCCTGTATAGTTTAGATGAAGATGTGGAAGAAGGTACTATTGTCCAGAAAATGCAACAAGATACAAAGGCTAACGGAGAAAAAGTATTTAGCTTTGCTACTGGGCTTTCCATATTATTATTTTACGCTTTCGCGATGCAGTGCATCTCTACTATAGCAGTGGTTTATAGAGAAACTAAAAGCTGGAAATGGACTTTGATTCAAATCGTAGGAATGTCAGGATTGGCATATGTAGCATCTTTAATAGTGTATCAAATATTCAAGTAA
- the aat gene encoding leucyl/phenylalanyl-tRNA--protein transferase, with amino-acid sequence MILLPKETIVFPNPYYQKEDIVAIGGDLSPKRVLLAYQNGIFPWFNEGEEILWWSPLERFVLFPRQIKISKSMRKIMKSNCFEFKENHNFEAVIKNCAHIKRSEQDGTWITEQMIETYLRLHQLGIAKSIEVYQNNILVGGFYGIMTHNIFCGESMFSKVSNASKAGLIYFAEKYCNQVRLIDCQVYSQHLESLGATLIRKDIFLDILDPQIKNKKLCELNSYTQQS; translated from the coding sequence ATGATTCTTTTACCTAAAGAAACTATCGTTTTTCCTAATCCCTATTATCAAAAAGAAGACATTGTAGCTATTGGTGGCGACCTTTCTCCTAAAAGAGTACTATTAGCTTATCAAAATGGCATTTTCCCATGGTTTAATGAAGGAGAAGAAATCCTTTGGTGGTCTCCGCTAGAAAGGTTTGTATTATTTCCTAGACAGATAAAAATATCTAAATCTATGAGGAAAATTATGAAAAGTAATTGTTTTGAGTTTAAAGAAAATCACAACTTTGAAGCCGTTATTAAAAATTGTGCTCACATAAAACGCTCCGAGCAAGACGGAACTTGGATTACTGAGCAAATGATAGAAACCTATCTTAGATTACACCAACTAGGTATTGCAAAAAGTATAGAAGTTTATCAGAATAACATTCTCGTAGGTGGATTTTATGGTATAATGACTCATAATATATTCTGTGGAGAAAGCATGTTCAGCAAGGTAAGCAACGCCTCTAAAGCCGGACTTATCTATTTTGCTGAGAAATATTGCAATCAAGTAAGACTGATAGACTGCCAGGTTTATTCCCAACATTTAGAAAGCCTTGGAGCAACACTCATAAGAAAGGATATTTTCCTTGATATTTTAGACCCTCAAATTAAAAATAAAAAGCTGTGTGAACTAAATAGTTACACACAGCAATCCTAA
- a CDS encoding DUF3127 domain-containing protein, whose amino-acid sequence MELQGTIKKIGETQTFPSGFQKRELVLLTQEQYPQPINIEFLQEKVHALEPFSEGDAVKIGINIRGREWTSPQGEVKYFNSIVGWRIEKTEGSGYQNEPTQAMNAPQTTSSSNENPFEDEDDDLPF is encoded by the coding sequence ATGGAGTTACAAGGTACAATTAAAAAAATAGGAGAAACACAAACATTTCCAAGTGGGTTTCAGAAAAGAGAATTAGTTTTACTAACCCAAGAACAATACCCACAACCTATCAATATAGAATTTTTACAAGAAAAAGTTCATGCTTTAGAACCTTTTTCCGAAGGTGATGCCGTGAAAATAGGCATCAACATTAGAGGTAGAGAGTGGACAAGCCCTCAAGGTGAAGTAAAGTACTTTAACTCTATCGTTGGCTGGAGAATAGAAAAAACCGAAGGTTCTGGCTATCAAAACGAACCCACACAAGCTATGAACGCTCCACAAACAACCTCATCATCTAACGAAAATCCTTTTGAGGACGAAGATGACGATTTACCATTTTAA
- a CDS encoding S41 family peptidase, with the protein MHSKVSYIVLLVIVLVSCNSLDRYNRRIETPIPKEKLIKDINYVERILFKNHPKIDWYIDQKALHYSFDSLRRTIDRPLTPKEFYLKITPVVAKIKQGHITMKPLLKTYSSSERSKYKESKNPLSGLSYYYENGRLFIEKNTKKEADVLLRGMEIVSVNGITPQELYEKYRAGLTSDGYNQTFIPYYFASMINRFYLNELGFVDSLEIKAKCSDSLVFFNAKRKFKKTIHKKVKPKEQNKDTLSKIKNEVDQLTKEEKIAKRLEQRKTNKKKRIYGYDTDEKVYINDLSFPVKGDSSIAVIKIRSFSSGRKKAYDEIFKILKEREVRHLVLDLRNNLGGRISQIYHLSKYLSQKEFRMADDPIVTNKMVYLNYFRGGNIVSKILLSPITIPLFLKNTISTYKDTNGYWRTPIKQSRKTQPKALNYANKVYVLINGKSFSASSIISAYLKSLPNVTLIGEETGGAHNGTVAGMMPRFELPYSKLNIRFGLLSIEPTYKVDKEGRGVMPNIEFKEKAENIIEEDDRMLNFVLYDLIPQFSIQ; encoded by the coding sequence ATGCATTCAAAGGTAAGTTATATTGTATTGCTAGTGATTGTGCTAGTGAGTTGTAATTCGCTAGATAGATATAATCGACGTATAGAAACGCCTATTCCCAAAGAGAAATTGATAAAGGATATTAATTATGTGGAAAGGATTTTGTTTAAAAATCACCCTAAAATAGATTGGTATATAGACCAAAAGGCATTGCATTATTCTTTTGATTCTTTGAGAAGAACTATAGATAGACCGTTAACTCCAAAGGAGTTTTATTTAAAAATAACACCTGTGGTGGCTAAGATAAAACAAGGTCATATCACGATGAAGCCTCTCCTTAAAACTTATTCAAGTTCAGAAAGAAGTAAATACAAGGAATCCAAAAATCCTTTGAGCGGGTTAAGCTATTATTACGAAAATGGGCGACTATTTATAGAGAAAAATACCAAAAAAGAGGCTGATGTTCTTCTTAGAGGCATGGAAATTGTTTCGGTTAATGGTATAACTCCTCAAGAATTATATGAAAAATATAGAGCGGGGCTTACCTCAGATGGTTATAATCAAACCTTTATTCCTTACTATTTTGCGAGTATGATTAATCGTTTTTATCTAAATGAGTTAGGTTTTGTAGATAGTCTAGAGATAAAAGCAAAATGCTCGGATAGTTTAGTGTTTTTTAATGCTAAAAGGAAATTTAAAAAGACAATTCACAAAAAAGTAAAACCTAAAGAACAAAATAAAGACACTCTTTCTAAAATTAAAAATGAGGTTGACCAATTGACGAAAGAGGAAAAAATAGCCAAAAGATTAGAGCAGAGAAAGACTAATAAGAAAAAAAGAATTTATGGCTATGATACTGATGAAAAAGTTTATATAAATGACTTATCTTTCCCTGTAAAAGGAGATTCTAGTATAGCTGTTATTAAAATCAGAAGTTTTTCTTCGGGTCGTAAGAAGGCTTATGACGAAATTTTTAAGATATTAAAAGAGCGTGAAGTTAGACACTTAGTGTTAGACCTTAGAAATAATTTAGGAGGTCGTATTTCTCAAATATACCACTTATCAAAATACTTGTCTCAAAAGGAGTTTCGTATGGCTGATGACCCCATAGTAACAAATAAAATGGTGTATCTTAATTACTTTAGAGGCGGGAATATCGTGAGTAAAATATTGCTTTCTCCCATTACTATTCCTCTTTTTCTTAAAAATACAATTTCTACTTATAAAGATACTAACGGATACTGGCGTACTCCAATTAAACAATCACGAAAAACACAGCCTAAAGCACTTAATTATGCCAATAAAGTTTATGTGTTAATCAATGGTAAGAGTTTTTCTGCCTCTAGTATCATTAGTGCGTATCTCAAATCTTTGCCAAATGTAACTTTAATAGGAGAGGAGACAGGTGGTGCACATAATGGTACAGTAGCAGGTATGATGCCTAGATTTGAATTACCATATTCAAAACTAAATATAAGGTTTGGACTGCTTAGTATAGAGCCTACTTATAAAGTGGATAAAGAGGGAAGGGGGGTAATGCCTAATATTGAGTTTAAAGAAAAAGCTGAAAATATTATCGAAGAAGATGATAGAATGTTAAACTTTGTGCTTTATGATTTAATTCCTCAATTTTCTATTCAGTAA
- a CDS encoding LytR/AlgR family response regulator transcription factor, producing the protein MKAIIIEDEQLAARKLKRMLEKFPEIEVVATLSSVEEGVDYFKTHPHPDLIFSDIMLGDGLSFDIFEQVPTKSFIIYTTAFDQYTLKAFKLNSIDYLLKPFSQEDLEQAIEKFHSFLPKEQGYEQLNFKELIQKETPKLTRVVAKVGYNLKVLNIDNISCFYSENKIVYAQTESRAYPTEFTLDELEKLLDLKKFFRVNRQFIINLEHIKNIHTSPYYKVELNHPFEQEITISRERVKHFKSWLEGGF; encoded by the coding sequence ATGAAAGCAATTATTATAGAAGACGAACAACTTGCTGCAAGAAAGCTAAAACGAATGTTAGAGAAGTTTCCAGAGATAGAAGTGGTAGCAACTTTATCTTCGGTAGAGGAAGGCGTTGATTATTTTAAAACACACCCACACCCCGACCTTATTTTTTCGGATATTATGTTAGGTGATGGGCTGTCTTTTGATATTTTTGAACAAGTGCCTACCAAAAGTTTCATTATTTATACTACGGCGTTTGACCAATATACTTTAAAGGCGTTTAAGCTTAACTCTATTGATTATTTACTAAAGCCTTTTTCACAAGAGGATTTAGAGCAAGCGATAGAGAAGTTTCATTCTTTTCTTCCAAAAGAACAAGGCTACGAACAACTAAATTTTAAAGAACTTATCCAAAAGGAAACACCTAAACTCACAAGAGTCGTAGCTAAAGTAGGATATAATTTAAAGGTATTAAATATAGATAATATTAGCTGTTTCTACAGCGAAAACAAAATTGTTTATGCTCAAACTGAGAGCCGAGCTTATCCTACGGAATTTACTTTAGATGAATTAGAAAAATTGTTAGATTTAAAGAAATTTTTTAGGGTTAATAGACAATTCATCATCAATTTAGAGCATATTAAAAATATCCATACTTCCCCATATTATAAAGTGGAACTCAATCACCCGTTCGAGCAAGAAATTACAATAAGCAGAGAGCGAGTAAAACACTTTAAATCTTGGCTGGAAGGAGGATTTTAA
- a CDS encoding sensor histidine kinase, translating to MKTFSFKNIRTLFIVSVLSALFFFLFATPEKTIHNFFISWAISLLYTFGFGITNGLLNEFLDKKYNWTTQLKLRLFGGIIVIIVNIILAYGLNYFNFVIIQGMPAEDYFSAKSHSVNLFMIIFVLLISSILHAYGFMKALQQSTQEKIEVQEQLAKASEAQFQSLKTQLDPHFLFNSLNVLTALIEENPPKAQKFTEDMSKIYRYVLEQRDKKTVSVAEEISFAKTYAELLKTRFEDSVNFSFDINPNFENHLVVPLSLQLLLENVIKHNFATIQKPLNIKVYTSSSYLMVENNLQVREMPAGGTGVGLKNIQQRYALLTHKEVNIIKNETIFRVEIPLI from the coding sequence ATGAAAACATTTTCCTTTAAAAATATACGCACTTTGTTTATTGTAAGCGTACTTTCTGCTCTTTTCTTCTTTTTATTTGCTACACCTGAAAAAACAATTCATAACTTTTTTATTAGTTGGGCAATATCGCTTCTATATACATTTGGGTTTGGTATTACTAATGGCTTGCTAAACGAGTTTTTAGATAAAAAATACAATTGGACGACCCAACTTAAACTTAGGCTTTTTGGGGGAATAATCGTGATTATTGTTAATATTATTCTTGCTTATGGGCTTAATTATTTCAATTTTGTAATTATTCAAGGAATGCCCGCAGAGGATTACTTTAGTGCCAAATCACATTCTGTAAATTTATTTATGATTATTTTTGTTTTGTTGATATCTTCTATTCTTCACGCCTATGGTTTTATGAAAGCCTTGCAACAAAGTACTCAAGAGAAAATAGAAGTGCAGGAACAATTAGCCAAAGCCTCGGAGGCACAGTTTCAAAGTTTAAAGACTCAGTTAGACCCGCATTTTCTGTTTAACTCTTTAAATGTCTTAACAGCGTTGATTGAGGAAAACCCACCAAAAGCTCAAAAGTTTACGGAAGATATGTCTAAAATATACCGCTATGTTTTGGAACAAAGGGACAAAAAAACAGTAAGCGTTGCCGAAGAAATCAGCTTTGCAAAAACCTATGCCGAACTTCTTAAAACCCGTTTTGAAGACAGTGTTAATTTTAGTTTTGATATAAATCCCAACTTTGAAAATCATTTAGTAGTGCCATTGTCCTTACAATTATTGTTGGAGAATGTGATTAAACACAACTTTGCTACCATTCAAAAACCGTTGAATATTAAGGTTTATACCTCCTCGTCTTATTTGATGGTAGAAAATAATTTACAAGTAAGAGAGATGCCTGCAGGTGGTACAGGAGTTGGATTAAAGAACATTCAGCAACGTTACGCCTTACTCACGCATAAGGAAGTGAATATTATTAAAAATGAAACTATTTTTCGTGTAGAAATCCCTTTGATATAA